CCCAGATTGGTAATTTTTAAAATATGATGAAATATCGTGGTTTAACGCACCGACCATATTTGATGCTAAAGTAAATTTTATATATGAATTGCATATAAAAGGCAAGGTCATATGATATCAAAAATATTATCAATTATAAATGAAAAAAGGTAGTAGCGGTAAAAGCACACTAGCTATTAATTTAGCTATATATCAATCTATCATTAATAAACGAGATATAACTATAATTGATACAGATCCACAAAAAAGTATTGCAACATTTCAGTTTATAAGGAATGAAGAAAATCTTCCTAGAGCTTTTAAATATATCTACAAGCAAGGTGAAGATTTACTATGTTTTATACAGTAACTCACAATAATTTTTGAGCGATTTTGCTTTTATCTAAAATATTGAGCTATTTTAGATAAAGAGTATCTAGAAGAAAGCAGTAAAGATTTTAGCAAAAAAGCTTTATAATTTTTAGCCTCTTTACTCTAAAAAGGATATATATAATCTTTCTTTATTAGACCTACATTTTTAAGTCTGTGAAAAACAGCTTGCTTTGAAACTTCGAATTTTGAAGCAATAAGTAATATTGCTTCCGCCGCCTTTAAATCAGGTGTTGTTTTTCTACATTCTGCTATAAAATCTTCTATTTGTCGAAGAGGCATAAGTAGTCTTGCCGCAAATTGATTGGCTCTAGTTTCTATTCCACCATATGTATTGCTTCTATAAAGGGTTTCATAGCTATCAATAATAGGATTTTCTATGCTAGGTAAAATATCATTAGCTAAATGCCCTAATTCATGTGCCAATGTAAAACGCTGTCTATTTTCATTTTTGAGCGGATTTATCCAAATAATAGGTTCACCTTTTTCATCTACACTAATTTGACCTTCAGTTTCAATTTTATCAAGATCAAGATCTTTAACTACATTTATACCTAATTTTTGAGCAATTTCAAACGGATTGAATGGTGGTTCTTTCATTTTTAATAAATCTAGAATTTCATAAGGGGTTTTATCTTTTATCTCTTTATAGGTCATTCCAAACCTCCTATTTGTGATTTTTCTTGATCAATATCTATCAATGAAGATATTTTATCATTTATATGTAAATCGACCATTCTTTCAAATTCTTCCATAAATTCACTATTTTTTAGAATTTTATTTATAAAATCATTGCGTAATTTCTCATCTTCTATAATTTTATTCAAAAATACATCAGCTGTTTCTTTTATTAATCTTTGTTTATCACGGTTATAATGCACAGTAAGCCATATGGCAAGACAAGCTGTTGCTAAAGTAACAATAGCAACAATCCAACTTGTATAAGTTATATAAGAACTTGCAATAGCAATAATATCAGAATTGGTATAATTGTTTTCTATAATAAATCCTTAAATTATTTTAATTTTAAAGGTACTTTACCATATTTTTGCAAAATTAAATATTAAAGAGAGTATTTTTACTCTCTTAGTTTGCTAAAAATTCATAATCAAAAGCTCCTTACTTTCTTTTCTTTTTAAAACATTATTATTTAAAGAATACCTTACTTTTAACTCATTAAAATTAAAATCTTTATAAAGATTTCTTATACAATAGAAGGCAAATTTACAAAATCTATAAAATTTAAAGCGTGGCTTTGCTTTGAGTATATTATCGTATCAGGCGTAATGTCAAATGCTGGACTTAAATTCCAACTTTTTGTCTCTCTATCATATAAAACGCCGTGATTTTTTAAATGATCATCTGTATTACCAAATAAACCATTAAAAACCATTCTGCATTATTCTTTTTAATGGTAGTAGATTACTCAATAATAGAATTTTACATATAAACGAGTTGTTTTAAAAAGAACATATAAAATTTTTGTTTTACAATTTTGAATTTTTGATATTTTTTATAAAAATATAATACTCACCCCTTTTCATTTTTCTTTTTTATAAGAAAGGTCTCATGAACATTAACCCAATTTTAAAATATAATAAACAGCTAATTATATATTATATTAAGTTGATATTAAAGTGAATAATCCATAGATATAGTTAAATATGTATTTTATTAGGTCTAATTAATTTTAGTAAATATGTCGTGGTGCAAGTGGTAGAACGCCCGTGTTTGGAAGTTTATGCATAAATTATTAAAATTGTTCTGCGAGTGAGATATTGCTGGGAATACTCTGACTCTACAATTTACTCTGATACTTAGAAGGCGCTTGTGGAGTGCAAAATCCCATTATATGGTAACACTGGAGTTTGCAAAAATCAGATAAATAAAATTTAGAGTTTTTGGGAAAGCATAGATTAACTAAAGATTAAAAAGGAATTTTCTATCTTTATCTCAAAGAAAGTGAATTTAGATATAACACAAAAAATAGTAAGGAAAAAATCAAATTTGATTTATTTAACAAATAGGTTACTTATTGGGTTACTTTATAAATTTTATATTCATTAAATACTATATTTATATAACTGGCGATGATAAATCTAAATTTCTTTTTTAAATTTTAAATCCATTTTTTACTTGTTTTAAATGATAATTTTAAGAGTTTTTATAATCTTTTTTGAAGTATGCTTTTTATGTAATTATTTTGCTGTTTTTAGGACTTTATCCTATTTATTTTAAAATTGCTAAACTACAAATAGCTATTTACAATACAATTTTAATCCAAATTTCTCTAGCACTGAAGTGAATATTTGACCATTTTTTAATAATATAGCAAAAATTTACCATTTATTTATGCAAAATTTTAACCTATCTTTTTTCTAAAATATCATAGATATTATCTCTAAGCGGTGTGAAAATTTCATTTATATAAGTTTGATTGTTTAATAGTTGGCCGTATAAAGCACCAAATTTCGTATCATTGTAATTATCTGTCAAAATATCATTTAATTCATCATTATAAAGTTTTGTAAAGTCATTTTTATTATTATTTTTTGCTCCGCTTTGTAGCTTGGCGCTATTTAGTAGTTTCTCAGAGATATTTATAATAGCTTGAATTTGCGAGTTTTCTTCCATATTTAGACTAAGATTATCGTTAATTTTTTTTATAATTATTGAGAGCATTTCTAGCTTGCTAGAATTAATCTTCATTGAGCCAAAGGCACTCATCTGCATCACTGGATCTGGTTTTATATTTTCTTTTGTGTGTGTTTGGTTTTTTAGTACTTGAACATTTATCACGCCTATATCTATATCTATATTTTCGCTACTTCTATTTACAAGCTGTCTTAGCAAAATATCTATAAAAACATATCTATTATTTAGCTGATCGCTAAAAGTATCACCAAAAATAATTTTCAAATGTAAAAATAAATTTTTGTAGTTTGTAAGCAACCCTTTGAACTCTATTTTATGCTTATCATCTAAATTATTTATCTGTTTTATTGCTTTTGTGAAATATGGCCTTATCATCGTTTGAGTATTATCATCTATATTAGAAATAGCATCTGCTACTATCTTTTCTTCAAGTGGCATTAAGATATTATATCCATCTATTTTTGCGCTAATGTCAAGTAAATCAGCCATATCAATGCCGTCTTTTAGCATAGTTTGCGTATAATAGGGCGCAAAACTCGCCATAATATCATCAAATTTATTTACAAAATCAAGCACAAAAGTAGTTTTATGCGGGAATTCTGGGCAAATTCTATTTAGCCTTGATAGTGTTTGGACGGCGGTTATTCCGCTAAGGGCTTTGATGACATACATTATACAAAGCTTATTTTGGTCAAATCCTGTTTGGTATTTATTTGCGACAAAAAGCACCCTTCGCTCATCTTTATTAAATTCGCTAGGCAAAGATGCTTCGCTTATGCCATTGATCCCGCTTTCGCTATACTCCACTCCATTAATTTCTTTTTGACCGCTAAAAGCTATTAAAGGTTTAAAATCATATCTCCCCACGCAATACTCGCAAAAAGCTTGATAATATCTTATCACGCTTTCTATATCCTCGCACACTACCATAGCTTTAGCCTTGCTGTTTAGCATATCGCTACCGATATTAGCAAAATGCTCAGCTATCACAGCTACACGGCTTTTTATGATATCGGTATTATGTTTGATTATATCTCTTATTTTGCGTTTTGCTTGGTTTTGTTCTACCTCTTTATCGCTGCTTTTTAATACTATGTTATAAAGAGTGCTGTATGTTGTATAGTTATCAAGTACATTTAGGATATATCCTTCTTCTATCGCTTGTTTCATAGAGTATAGATGAAAAGGTACAAACATGCCATTTATCTCTTTACCAAATATTTGTAAAGTACTTTCCTTTGGTGTAGCTGTAAAGCCAAAAAGGCTTATATTTTTGGGTTTATTCTCTGCGCCAAATTCAGCACTAAGAGTATCTATCAAAGCCTCCATATTAGACCCACTGGTGCTAGAGTGCGCTTCATCTATTATCACGGCGCATTTGGTGTCAAAATTTTTTAATTCATCTTTGATATAAGAGAATTTTTGGATTGTAGAAATTATGATTTTTACACTATTTTTTATCGCATCTTTTAGATCTTTTGAGCTATTTTCATCGCCAAGAGCTTTTATAAATCCTTCTTGATGTTTGATCTTGTTTATCTCATTTTGCAGTTGTCTATCTACTACTATTCTATCAGTTACTATTATCACGCTTTCATATCTTACAGAGCCATTTTTATACAAAGATGCTAGCATATATGCCAGCCAAGCTATGCTTTTAGTCTTGCCAGATCCTGCGCTATGCTGGATTAAGTAGTTTTTATACTCTGAATTTTTCAAAATATCGCTTTTTACTTTATGTACTAGATCCATCTGATGATAGCGTGGGAAAATCATAACCCCCTTATCATCAAATATAAAATTTTTAATCAAATCAATTATATTATCCTTTACTAACACCTCTTCCCATAGATACCATACATTGCTTATTTTGCCATCTATCTCATCATTTCCAGCCCCTGTGTCATTGCCACTTCCTTTGCCTTTATTGAAGGCTAGAAATTTAGTTTTGGATTTTTCTAGCTTTGTAGTCATATAGCACTCATACAGATCCAAAGCAAAAAATACAATCGCACCAAGCCTATTATCAAATAGCCTATTTTGCGGGTTTCTATCCTCTTTATACTGCTTTATAGCATCTTTATAATCCTGCCCTGAATAATTGCTTTTAAGCTCCATACAAGCAAACGCCACACCATTGACAAAAACCACTAAATCCACACGCTCTTTATTCTCATTATCGGCATTTACTTCTTGCATTATTGTGATTTTATTTTTTTCATATTTCTGGGCTAAATCAGCATTAAAACCAGAGCTTTCTTTGTTATAAACTAGCTCTAAGTTTGTATTATTTATCATTACGCCATTTTTTAAGCACTCTAGAATTCCATTTTTGATTATATAGTCATTGATTTTAGAGATTATCTCATCACCCTTTAGCCCAAGTGAGTTAAGCTCCTTTTCTTGAGTGGATTTTAAAAACTCTAGTAGTATCTCTTTATCCATTGCTAAATTTTTATCATAGTACTTTGCGCTTCGCTCTACAACTCCATTTTTAGCAAATTCTTTTATTATATCAGCTTGATATTGTCTTTTTTCATCATATATAGTTTTTGACATTTTTGTCCTTTAAATTTCCCTAATTATATAAGTAAAATCTTTGCTTGTATCAAAAAGATAATCAATTCCACTTGTTAAAATAATTTCAATATTATTATCTATCATTATATATCTGTCATGTGTATTTTCACTGTTTAAATTATGAGCTTTGTCTATAG
The sequence above is a segment of the Campylobacter hyointestinalis subsp. lawsonii genome. Coding sequences within it:
- a CDS encoding ImmA/IrrE family metallo-endopeptidase; this encodes MTYKEIKDKTPYEILDLLKMKEPPFNPFEIAQKLGINVVKDLDLDKIETEGQISVDEKGEPIIWINPLKNENRQRFTLAHELGHLANDILPSIENPIIDSYETLYRSNTYGGIETRANQFAARLLMPLRQIEDFIAECRKTTPDLKAAEAILLIASKFEVSKQAVFHRLKNVGLIKKDYIYPF
- a CDS encoding HipA domain-containing protein, coding for MVFNGLFGNTDDHLKNHGVLYDRETKSWNLSPAFDITPDTIIYSKQSHALNFIDFVNLPSIV
- a CDS encoding DEAD/DEAH box helicase family protein → MSKTIYDEKRQYQADIIKEFAKNGVVERSAKYYDKNLAMDKEILLEFLKSTQEKELNSLGLKGDEIISKINDYIIKNGILECLKNGVMINNTNLELVYNKESSGFNADLAQKYEKNKITIMQEVNADNENKERVDLVVFVNGVAFACMELKSNYSGQDYKDAIKQYKEDRNPQNRLFDNRLGAIVFFALDLYECYMTTKLEKSKTKFLAFNKGKGSGNDTGAGNDEIDGKISNVWYLWEEVLVKDNIIDLIKNFIFDDKGVMIFPRYHQMDLVHKVKSDILKNSEYKNYLIQHSAGSGKTKSIAWLAYMLASLYKNGSVRYESVIIVTDRIVVDRQLQNEINKIKHQEGFIKALGDENSSKDLKDAIKNSVKIIISTIQKFSYIKDELKNFDTKCAVIIDEAHSSTSGSNMEALIDTLSAEFGAENKPKNISLFGFTATPKESTLQIFGKEINGMFVPFHLYSMKQAIEEGYILNVLDNYTTYSTLYNIVLKSSDKEVEQNQAKRKIRDIIKHNTDIIKSRVAVIAEHFANIGSDMLNSKAKAMVVCEDIESVIRYYQAFCEYCVGRYDFKPLIAFSGQKEINGVEYSESGINGISEASLPSEFNKDERRVLFVANKYQTGFDQNKLCIMYVIKALSGITAVQTLSRLNRICPEFPHKTTFVLDFVNKFDDIMASFAPYYTQTMLKDGIDMADLLDISAKIDGYNILMPLEEKIVADAISNIDDNTQTMIRPYFTKAIKQINNLDDKHKIEFKGLLTNYKNLFLHLKIIFGDTFSDQLNNRYVFIDILLRQLVNRSSENIDIDIGVINVQVLKNQTHTKENIKPDPVMQMSAFGSMKINSSKLEMLSIIIKKINDNLSLNMEENSQIQAIINISEKLLNSAKLQSGAKNNNKNDFTKLYNDELNDILTDNYNDTKFGALYGQLLNNQTYINEIFTPLRDNIYDILEKR